The DNA segment CAAGCCACATCAATTTCGACGATATTATTCGGACGCATTCCGCCTTCTAATTCATCTAGTTCTGCTTTAGTGAGTTTTTCTGAAAAATCTTTAAAGAAACGGTCTAATTCCTGCTTCCAATTGCTATTTCCTGAGGCAATTTGATCAAGGGCATCTTCCATATTTGCCGTAAAATCATAACTCATCAGTTCACTAAAGGATTCATCAAGACGATCAATCACGATTTCGCCCATTTTCTCTGCATAAAAACGGCGGTTTTCTAATCTAACATAACCACGATCTTGAATGGTTGAAATAATCGCTGCGTAAGTTGAAGGACGACCAATCTCTTTTTTCTCTAATTCTTTTACTAACGCTGCTTCACTAAAACGTGCAGGCGGTTTGGTAAAATGTTGTGTTGGTATGATTTTGTTTAAAGTTAATACTTCATTTAGGGTTAATTCGGGTAAAACTTGATCTTCCGCTGATTTCCCTAATAAAGGTTGTACTTTTGTCCAACCATCAAAACGTAATACTCGTCCTTTGGCTTTTAGTTCATACTCCCCTGCAGTAATGGTTAAGCTTGTAGAGTCATATTTTGCTGCTGTCATTTGACAGGCTAAAAATTGTCGCCAAATTAACTCATATAAACGTACTGCATCTTTATCTATTGCTACTAAGTCACTGGATTTTGTTGCCACATTTGACGGACGTATCGCTTCGTGAGCCTCTTGAGCATTGCCTTTACTGGAATAAATATTTGGTTTTTCAGGCAAATAATCCGCACCAAATTTACTTTCAATATAACCACGAGCCATCGTTAACGCATCTTGACTTAAACTCGTAGAGTCGGTACGCATATAGGTGATATACCCTGCTTCATATAAACGCTGAGCTAACATCATTGTTTTCTTTACCCCAAAACCTAAACGTGTGCTGGCACTTTGTTGTAAGGTTGAAGTAATAAAAGGCGGTTTTGCTTTTGATGAAGTCGGCTTTTTATCCACTTTACTGACTACAAAAGCACTAGATTGTAATGCTTTAACCGTTTGCTCTGCTTCTTGTTTATTCTTCGCTGACCATTTTTTACCTTTAAAATGGGTTAAATCTAAAGTGATTGCCCCATTTTTTGCGGTGTTTTGTGTAGCCACTTCCCAAAATTCTTCGGGTAAAAAAGCTTTGATTTCACGTTCACGCTCAACTAACAGTTTCACGGCAACAGATTGCACTCGTCCAGCCGATAAACCTCTAGCAACTTTTTTCCATAGTAATGGAGATACCATAAAGCCCACCACACGGTCTAAGAAACGTCTTGTTTGTTGTGCATAGACACGATCCATATTTAAATGTTTAGGGGTCTCAAAGGCTTTCTGAATAGCATTACGTGTAATTTCATTAAACACCACTCGACTAAAGCGACTATCATCTCCTCCGATCACTTCACGTAGATGCCACGCTATCGCTTCTCCCTCTCTATCCAAATCGGTTGCGAGATAGATATGATCGGCTTTTTTGGCTTGGGCTTGTAAATCTGAAACGACCTTTTCTTTACCGGGTAAAACCTGATAATTCGGTTCCCAATCGTGATAAGGGTCAATCCCCATTCGTTTGACTAATGCTTTACGGTCTTTTTCTGCTTTAATTTTTGCTTTCTGCTCGGCGGTCATTCCTTTCGTTGAAATCGCTTTTACTTTTTCACCAGAGCTACTGCCAGTGGTGGGTAAATCACGAATATGTCCTACACTTGATTTCACCACATAGTCCTTGCCTAAATATTTATTGATTGTTTTGGCTTTTGCTGGAGACTCCACAATTACTAATGATTTTGCCATTAAATATACCTAAAGTTAAAATATCTGAAAAACCATAGGAAAAAAGCATTTTTCTTCCTATGGTCTATAATTATTATTTTAAGATAGCAAGGCTTTTTAAAAAATACAATAAAAATATCAGGATAAGATCGTGTTTTTCTTAAAAAAATGAGCTATATGTTCTAATATTGCCTACTTTCGTTTGAATAATTAATCATTAAGGATGAGAACAATTATTCCTTTATTTAAGATTGATAAATATCTCTATTACTATAATAGTTAAAAATAATGGAAATTATATTGAACATTATGAATATTTACGTTACTTTAAAAACATTCATACAATAACACTAACAAGGTAAATAAAAAAATGCAAAAACTAAAACAATATGCCCTAATTTTCCTCCACTACTTACTTGTTATCTTTATGATAAACGCAGGTATTCAGCACTTTCTCAAAGTGGATTTTTATATGCCCTTTGTACCACGATTTTTACCATTTACAGAATTTTTTGTCTATTTTTCAGCGGTAATTGAAATAATTTTAGGCGTATTATTGGCGGCTAGGTTTAATCATATTCGCCCTTATGGTAAAACCATTGCCACTTGGTCAGCATTGGCAATATTTATGATGTTTTGGGTGTTTTTACCGATACATATCAGTGATGTATTTATGGAAGATCCTGCTATCGGTACGCATAAACTAGCACTAATCCGTGTACCTATTCAGTTTGTGTTTATTGGTTGGGCGTGGGTGGTTTATCGATTTTTAAGTAATCGGTAAATACGGTACAATGAAAATCAGCTATCTGTAATAGCAAATGGCGTGAAGAATCACACTAGCCCACTGGATATTTCTTATTGGAGTACAACCTTTGATTTTTATGTGCAAAAATTTATTGATGAAAAGCAAACTCCGATAGAAGATGCTAGCGTGCAATGGAAAAGTCCTTTTATTAAAGTGGCAATCTTAACTATTCCACAGCAAACAATGAATACACCTGAACGCTTTGCACTTGCTGAACAACTTTCTTTTTCACCAGCAAATGCCGTCAAAGCACATAAGCCATTAGGCGGACTAAACCGAGCAAGAATTGAAATCTACAAAACATTATCAAACTATCGCCATAGAACAAATCAAGAGCGGTTAATTGAACCAAGTATGATAGTGTTTGAAGCAGTTAAATCATATTAAATTTTAACAAAAATACGTTTCCACACCTATGTATTTAAAGATAATTTTTAAGATCTGAAAAAGTGTGTATTTCGATAATTCCTTTATCGTTATACTCGCTTTTTTTATTTGCTAAGTTTAACCAAAAAGCGTCAAGCCCGATATTTCTCGCCCCTAAAATGTCTTTCTCAACGCTATCCCCTATCATACAAACTTGCTCTATCGGTAAACTGAGTTTTTGTAATCCCTGTAAAAACATAAAAGGGTGTGGCTTTTCGTGTCCTGTTGCTTCACTGGTTACAATATGTTTCACCTTATCCGCCAAACCTAATTGCTGAATTTTTCTAAACTGAATATGGCTGGTTAAATCGGTAACAAAGCAAACCTGCTCCCCAAATTTATCAAAAAATTCGTCTACAAAAGGAAAAATCTGCATATTTACTAGGAATGTATCCCAGTAAATATTATAGATTTGTAATCCATAACGCAGTGGATTGATACCCAAATCTTCCAGCATTTTTTGAATATAAAGCAAGCGATTATGAGAAGATCCTGTGCCTTGCAAAATAAAATGCGTTTTGTTGCGAGCTTGCATATACGCATTTCTCACCACATTTTCATCAAGGTTGAACTCAGTTTTACAAAACTGCACCACATTATCTAAGGCAATTTTATTCGCAGAAGTATAATCGTAAATGGTGTCATCAATATCTAACAAAAAACCTTTGTATTTCAAATTATTTCCTTTTTTGCAAAAAGTGATAAAAATATTACCGCTAGTAAAATATATTAACTAAACAAGGCTTTTACCTGTGCCTTATCAAATGATTTGGTATCTTTATCAACCTGAATAATACTCTCTGATACCCGCTTCTTATCAGATTGTAATGCCATAATTTTTTCTTCTATCGTATCCTTACAAATCATTCGGTATGCAATAACGTGTTTATCTTGACCGATACGATAACAGCGATCTATCGCTTGATTTTCTACGGCAGGATTCCACCAAGGATCAAGTAAAAATACATATTCTGCTTTGGTTAAATTTAGCCCTGTTCCACCTGCTTTTAAGCTAATTAAAAAGACTTTTACTTCATCATTCTCTTGGAAGTTTGAGACGCGTTTTTGACGATCCATTGTTTGTCCATCTAAATATTCAAAAACAATCCCTTCACTTTCTAAACGTGCTTTTACTAATGAGAGCATTGATGTAAATTGTGAAAAAATTAAGATCTTACTTCCTTGTGTCATAATTTCTAACACATATTCTAATAATATGTCTAACTTAATTGATGCTTTGGTATAGGAGCCCTCTCCATCATCTAATAATTGTGGGGCATTACAAATTTGGCGTAATTTAGTTAAGCCTTGCAATATGTGTAATTGCGTACTTTGCTCCCCTTCTTGCTCCATTTTATTTAAAAGTTCAGTACGATATTTCTCTTTGAAAGCATCATAAACTTGACGTTGCTCTCGCTCCATTTCGCAAAATATAATATTTTCTGTTTTTGGCGGTAAATCCTGAGCAACCTGTGATTTTGTACGTCTTAATAAAAACGGATAAACCATTTTGTGCAACAATGTTGCAGCTTCAACATCTTTCTCTTTGTCTATTGCATCAGAAAATGTTGTTTTAAAATGCTTCATACTACCGAGCATACCTGAGTTGATAAAATTCATTTGAGCATAAAGATCAAAAGTATTATTTTCTATCGGTGTTCCCGTTAAAGCTAGACGATTATTCGCTTCAAGTAATCGCATTGCTTTGTATCGCTTAGAATTTGGATTTTTCATCGCTTGACTTTCATCAGCAATAATATAACTAAATTTCTGTTGTTGTAAATTTTCAATATCATTAACAACCGTGCCATAAGTCGTAATCACAACATCTACTTCATTCATCAAAGAATATTTATCGTGACGTGACATACCTGTATAAATAAGCACTTTCAGATTAGGTGCAAATTTTTCTATCTCTTTTTGCCAGTTAAAAATAAGTGAAGTTGGTGCAACAATTAAATGTGGTGAGCTAATTGAAATCTTACTATTTTCTTTAAGATATAGGAGTAAAGCAATGGTTTGCAATGTTTTTCCAAGTCCCATATCATCTGCTAAGCAACCGCCTAAATGATTATTATGTAAAAATACAAGCCAATTAAAACCTTCTTGTTGATAAGGGCGTAACTGTGCTTGCAAGCCTTTTGGTATCGCAATATTCTCAACAGCTTTATTATGCAACTGTTCCAAACTCTGTTTTTTACGATACAGCTCTTTTAAAAATTCAGGTTTCTTTTCTAATTGCTCATACAATTCATCTAACAGATTAAACTGGTAATGAGAAATTTGAATACCATTCTCCCCAACTTTTCCTACTTTAAAATAATTTGCAATTTTTCTAAGCCATTTTTCAGGTAAAATTCCCATACTACCGTCTTTTAAACGAACAAATTTTTGTTTATTTAATACCGCTTGTTTAATGTCTTTTAATGCAACTTTTTCTTTACCAAATGAGACTTGAATTTTAAGATCGAACCAGTCTATTTCTGAATCTACTGCCAACTTAATTGTCGGAGTATGCAAACTATAATTAAAAGATTTAAGATCCTTAACACCAAATAATTCAATATTATGCTGTTGTAGTTTTTGAGATATTTTAATTAGCCATTCATCTTCAAGTAATTTATAAGGTGATAAGTAAAACTTCCCTTGTTGATGAGCAAAATCAGGGTGCAGACTTTGAAAATAATCACTAAACGCTTCTTCAAACACTTTATCTCTTTGAAGCCACTGTTGTGTTTTCTCATCAAAAATAGCTTCATTACTATCAACTGTTACAAAACAATCCCCATAACGAACCCCTAACTTAAAGACAATATACAATTCTTGAAAATCAGAAATATAAATTTCTTTATGTAATATCAGATCAGAAGGTAAAGGTTTAGGCGTAACAAGATTATGTACTACATCAAAGTGCTTGCTTAATGGGTGTATTACATTCGTTAAAATAGCCTCTTGCTCTAAACTTGGAAAGTTAATTTCTGATTTAAAATTAAATTTTTTTAAATAGACAAAATCTTTCGGAGAATCAAAGAAATGAAGGGTTTTCCCATTTTTAATACAGAAAAAAGACGTAATGAAGAGTTCACTATCATTAATTTTATACTCTTTATCATCTATACAGATTTTAGGAATGACACTAATACGCTGTTTTGTTTTTTTAACCTTAAAGAAAAGTTTCGCTGAACTATCAGAAAATATTACAGATTCAATATTTTTACGAGCAAAATTAGTATCACGATCAGGTTTTATAAAAAATGGATAACTGTCTTTATGATTATCAATAAAATGCTTAAATTTCACATAAATTTCTGATAATGAACTAAGTTGATCAGCTCTAATCCTAAACTCTTCTAATTCACTCACTAATGCAAAAGCCTGCACCAACATCTGCTGCTCTTGTTCTTCACGAGCATTGAAATAATCAAGAAAATTATGGTCATAAATAGGTTTTAATGCACTTGAAATCTCACGCGTGTTTTTCTTAAATTTACCGTGAAATAATACAAAATCAAATTTTGAAGCACTGTGCCAACTTTGTTTAATACAAAATCCAAAGCCCGAAGTTTCAGGGCTATGCATTTTTTCAGGTAAAAGATCAAGGGCGATTTCATCATTTTCACTTAATAATAACCCTTTTTGTAATGCATCAGTTTTTACATAAAAATTAGGAATTTTACTCACTAAAGTGGCTTTTTCATTTATAACTTTAATATCAAAATAACTTTCATATTTATAATCAATACTATTTTCTTGAAAATACCCCTGAATAAGTTTCTGTTTGTAATCTGGATCAAAAAAATCTTTACCTAAATTACAAATGATTTTTAATAAAGTCAGAATAACGAAATCAAAGTATTCTTTCTCTGTATTTTTCATTTCAAAACGTAATATTTGCGTATTGATATCATATTGACATAATATATGAATATTATTACAAACAATCCCTTCAACCTCGCTTTCTGTTACTTTTTTTAATCTCACATCATCAAAAGAAAAATAACTCGGATAGATGTCTCGTAACTTCAATAGCATATCTTCTGAGAGAAGATGATCAACAAGTTGAATTTCTCCTTGCTGAAATTTTTTTATCACGTCATCAGGAAGATCACACTCGACTTTATCATCTTCCTCCATTAAATTATTGTTCTCATCAATTAAAAAATCACTAATATAATTAAGTGCTGCAACCTCGTGCTTACATAAGCCACCAAAGTTATAAGGGCAAGTACAATTTGTAAAAATTGCCCTTTTTATAAACTCAATATCAATATGATAAGGTTCTCGCTTAGTTCCTTTATAAGTAAAAATATAGCTCCCATTTTTCTTACCTGAAAAGTGCAATAAAATATTTTCAGCTCGTTTTTGTATTTTTAGGTCAGCATATTTGTCTATATAATCTCTTATTTTTTCTCTTATATTCATTATAATTTACCAAGTAATTTTTTATTTAAGGGAGTAATATTTTTGTAAAAAGTGATAAAGATCTTACCGCCTACTCCCCTGAAATTTTCAAACTCTCCAATAAAATTGCCCCTGTTTGAATATTTGATCGCAACTCCACATCATCACTCACAGCAACTAAATTTTGATACATATCTTGTAATCTACCCGCAATGGTAATTTCTGCAACTGGATATTGAATTTCGCCATTTTCTACCCAAAAACCTGATGCACCACGAGAATATTCCCCTGTTACCCCGTTAATGGCACTGCCCATCATTTCCGTTACAAGTAAACCCGTTCCCATTTCTTTGAGTAAAGTTTTTAATCCGCCTGTTCGATTTGATTTCACGATCCAGTTATGAATGCCACCTGCGTGTCCTGTGGATTTTAGCCCTAATTTACGTCCACTATAACTGGTAACAAGGTAGGTTTCTAAAATACCTGCTTTAATAATTTCTCGATCTTGGGTGCGTACCCCTTCGCTATCAAATGGTGATGAAGCTAATTGGCGTAATAAATGTGGGTGTTCTGAAATTTCAAACCAATTCGGTAAGATTTGTTCACCGAGTTTATCTTGCATAAAGCTCGCTTTACGATATAACGTACCGCCACTGATCGCCGTTGCTAAATGACTAATTAAACCCGTTGCCACTTCATTGGCAAAAATCACAGGGACTTCTCTGGTGCTTAATTTTTGAGGATTTAAACGTTTTACCGCTCTCATTGCTGACTGTTCACCTACCCATTTTGGTGATTGTAACTGATTAAATTCACGTGAAATCGTATAAGCATAATCACGCTCTAATTGATCATTATAAGCTGCAATCACACTGGTAGAAAGTGAATAGCGGCTTGAAAGATAACCTTGCAACATTCCGTGTGTATTACCATACATTCTCACACCACTGTGTGAATTAAAGCTGGCTCCTTCACTGTTTACAATTCGTTTATCAAAATTTAACGCACTATGTTCAGCTTGAATTGCCATTTCAATAGCTTGATCGACATTGATATCTGCTTGATGATATAAATCTAAATCAGGGGGATCAAAGGCTAATAATTCTTTATCTGCTAAACCTGCACATTCATCTTCTGAGGTATATTTTGCAATAGCCAACGCAGATTCCACCGCTTGTTGAATGGATTTTGGTTGTAGATCTGAGGTGGATGCATTGCCTTTTCGTTTGCCCAGATAAACCGAAATTCCAAGTGACCCATCGTTGTTAAATTCGATATTTTCTGTTTGTTCTAAACGAGTAGAAATTGATAATCCTGTAACTTTAGTAACGGCAACTTCTGCCTCTGCCCCTGCTTTTTTTACAATATTTAATGCAAAACTAACCGCTTGTTGTAATGTTTCTTTTTGTTGTTGTAATTCTTCTTTTTTATTTAGTGCCATTATTTTTCCTAATCTTTATATAACTTGTTTTTGTTTAATTTCAAAAGTCAAATTTAACGCTTGCATTACTTTTAAAACGGTATCAAAACTAGGGTTGCCATCTTCTGATAATGCTTGATATAACCCTTTACGACTAATCCCTGTTTTACGAGCGAGTTCACTCATATTACGTGCTTTTGAAACAGTCCCTAATGCAAGTGGTAACGCTTTTAAATCACCACTTTCAAGCATTTCATTTACATAAATTGCAATAGATTCTTCATCCACTAAATATTTAGATGCATCAAATTCTTTTAAATCATCAAGCTTCATCTTTAAACTCCTAATTCTTTCGCTATTTTATTTGCCTGTTTAATGTCTTTAGATTGCGTTGTTTTATCTCCACCACATAGTAAGATAACTAATACACCATTATAATTTTTAAAATATACCCTGTAGCCTTTTCCTTCAGGAATACGTAATTCAAATATACCACTACCAACTGATTTATGATCACCTAAATTACCTATTTTTAAACGATCAATTCGTGCTGATATTCTTGCTACTGCTCTAAAATCTTTTAAGCTATCTAGCCACTTATCAAAAATAGGAGTGGTTCTAACACTGATTTTTTTCATTTCTAAAGTTTGTTTTGGTAGATTTGATAAAAGTGTAACCCTTAAGTAACACAAAAACAAGTTTTATTTTATGGCGTATTCTTTAAAAAGTTAGACACAATTATTCGAAGTCTTATTAACCAAGCAATAAAACTCCCTTTAGTTACATAATTACTATAAAAGTGAAGTGGTATTATAAAAATAAGTAGTACAATTTTCCCTATTTTTTGCAAATTTTGTTACACTATCTCTATTTAACAGATATAGAGAATGAATATGGCTAAGAAAAAGCATAATGAAATAGATTGGACAGATGATGAAGAAGAGATCATCTGGGTCAGTAAAAGTGAGATAAAACGAGATGCGGAAGATTTAAAAAAATTGGGCGCTGAACTAGTTGAATTATCAATCCCTAAACTAGATACTGTACCTCTTAGTGAAAAATTAAAAGAGGCGATTACATTAGCACAACGTTTAAAAATGGAGGCTCGTCGCCGTCAAATTCAATATATTGGAAAACTGTTGCGTCAATGTGATATTGAACCCATTCAAGACGCCCTAGACAAACTGAATAATACCCATAAACAACAGCAAGCAATATTACACAAAATTGAAATTATCCGTGAACAATTAATCGAACAGGGTGATGCCGCAATTAATCATTTAATGACGGACTACCCTACGCTAGATCGTCAAAAATTACGTAGCTTGATTCGTGGAGTTCTAAAAGAAAGAGAAAATAATAAACCACCAAAGAATTTTCGTGAAATCTACCAATATCTGAAAGGAATAATGTTAAATTAATTCTTATAAAACAATATATTATAAAAACAAGCGGTGACATTATACGAAAAATTTGCAAATTTTTTAATACAAGTTACCGCTATGATCTATTCATCATTAAAATAGTAACACTCAACTTTATTTTAAAAAATAAACTTTTTTTGAAAATTTTGATAATAATCAAGATATAACAATTTATTTTAACTGCTAAAAAGTGTATCCTATGCAAGAATTTCTAATGCACATTTTATTGTGTAATTTTATCCACTTATAAATAATTAAAATAGGTCTATTTTATGTCTAATAAAAATTTAATTCTTATCCTTAACTGCGGTAGTTCATCTTTAAAATTTGCAGTACTTGATCCTGTTACGGGTGATGAAACCTTATCAGGTCTTGCTGAAGCGTTTCATCTTGAAGATGCTCGCATTAAATGGAAGTTAAATGGTGAAAAAGGAAGTGCTGATTTAGGTGCAGGTGCTGCACACACACAAGCGTTGGATTTCCTTGCAAAAAATATTTTAACCGATGAATTAAAACAGAGTATTGCAGCGATCGGTCATCGTATTGTTCACGGTGGAGAAAAATTCACTGAGTCTGCCGTTATCACCGATGAAGTTATCAAAGGTATTGAAGATGCGGTTGAATTTGCGCCTCTTCACAACCCTGCTCATTTAATTGGAATTAAAGAAGCATTTAGAATTTTCCCTGAATTAAAAGAACGTAACGTTGCTGTTTTTGATACAGCATTCCACCAAACAATGCCAGAAGAAGCTTATTTATATGCTATTCCTTATGCAATGTATAAAGAAAATGGTGTTCGTCGTTACGGTGCTCACGGTACAAGCCACTATTTTGTGAGCCGTGAAGCAGCAAAAACATTAAATATTGCTGAAGACAAAATTAATGTAATTACTTGCCATTTAGGTAATGGGGCATCTGTTGCCGTTGTTCGTGATGGTAAATGTATTGACACATCAATGGGCTTAACACCTTTAGAAGGTTTAGTGATGGGTACCCGTAGTGGTGATTTAGATCCTGCTATTCTTTTCTATATGTACAATACTTTAGGTATGAGTATGGCAGAGATTGATGAAACATTAACCAAAAAATCTGGATTATTAGGTTTAACTGAAGTTACTAGTGATTGTCGTTACG comes from the Pasteurella atlantica genome and includes:
- the pmbA gene encoding metalloprotease PmbA; amino-acid sequence: MALNKKEELQQQKETLQQAVSFALNIVKKAGAEAEVAVTKVTGLSISTRLEQTENIEFNNDGSLGISVYLGKRKGNASTSDLQPKSIQQAVESALAIAKYTSEDECAGLADKELLAFDPPDLDLYHQADINVDQAIEMAIQAEHSALNFDKRIVNSEGASFNSHSGVRMYGNTHGMLQGYLSSRYSLSTSVIAAYNDQLERDYAYTISREFNQLQSPKWVGEQSAMRAVKRLNPQKLSTREVPVIFANEVATGLISHLATAISGGTLYRKASFMQDKLGEQILPNWFEISEHPHLLRQLASSPFDSEGVRTQDREIIKAGILETYLVTSYSGRKLGLKSTGHAGGIHNWIVKSNRTGGLKTLLKEMGTGLLVTEMMGSAINGVTGEYSRGASGFWVENGEIQYPVAEITIAGRLQDMYQNLVAVSDDVELRSNIQTGAILLESLKISGE
- a CDS encoding catalase family protein: MKNHTSPLDISYWSTTFDFYVQKFIDEKQTPIEDASVQWKSPFIKVAILTIPQQTMNTPERFALAEQLSFSPANAVKAHKPLGGLNRARIEIYKTLSNYRHRTNQERLIEPSMIVFEAVKSY
- the topA gene encoding type I DNA topoisomerase, which gives rise to MAKSLVIVESPAKAKTINKYLGKDYVVKSSVGHIRDLPTTGSSSGEKVKAISTKGMTAEQKAKIKAEKDRKALVKRMGIDPYHDWEPNYQVLPGKEKVVSDLQAQAKKADHIYLATDLDREGEAIAWHLREVIGGDDSRFSRVVFNEITRNAIQKAFETPKHLNMDRVYAQQTRRFLDRVVGFMVSPLLWKKVARGLSAGRVQSVAVKLLVEREREIKAFLPEEFWEVATQNTAKNGAITLDLTHFKGKKWSAKNKQEAEQTVKALQSSAFVVSKVDKKPTSSKAKPPFITSTLQQSASTRLGFGVKKTMMLAQRLYEAGYITYMRTDSTSLSQDALTMARGYIESKFGADYLPEKPNIYSSKGNAQEAHEAIRPSNVATKSSDLVAIDKDAVRLYELIWRQFLACQMTAAKYDSTSLTITAGEYELKAKGRVLRFDGWTKVQPLLGKSAEDQVLPELTLNEVLTLNKIIPTQHFTKPPARFSEAALVKELEKKEIGRPSTYAAIISTIQDRGYVRLENRRFYAEKMGEIVIDRLDESFSELMSYDFTANMEDALDQIASGNSNWKQELDRFFKDFSEKLTKAELDELEGGMRPNNIVEIDVACPDCQRNMSIRTASTGVFLGCTGYALPPKERCKKTINLIPEAELLNVLDEDSETNALLHRKRCPKCDTAMDSYLVDPERKLHICGNNPNCDGYLIEQGSFKIKGYDGPIVECDKCEAEMHLKLGRFGKYMACTKCENTRKILKNGEVAPPREEPTHFPELKCEKSDAYFVLRDGASGVFMSAHNFPKSRESRSPKVAELAQFKDRLPEKLRYLADAPQKDPEGNEAIIRFSRKEKRQYVTSEKEGKATKWLVDYIDGKWVERTTKVKTTTKRKK
- a CDS encoding type II toxin-antitoxin system RelE/ParE family toxin; protein product: MKKISVRTTPIFDKWLDSLKDFRAVARISARIDRLKIGNLGDHKSVGSGIFELRIPEGKGYRVYFKNYNGVLVILLCGGDKTTQSKDIKQANKIAKELGV
- the yjgA gene encoding ribosome biogenesis factor YjgA — encoded protein: MAKKKHNEIDWTDDEEEIIWVSKSEIKRDAEDLKKLGAELVELSIPKLDTVPLSEKLKEAITLAQRLKMEARRRQIQYIGKLLRQCDIEPIQDALDKLNNTHKQQQAILHKIEIIREQLIEQGDAAINHLMTDYPTLDRQKLRSLIRGVLKERENNKPPKNFREIYQYLKGIMLN
- a CDS encoding DoxX family protein, whose protein sequence is MQKLKQYALIFLHYLLVIFMINAGIQHFLKVDFYMPFVPRFLPFTEFFVYFSAVIEIILGVLLAARFNHIRPYGKTIATWSALAIFMMFWVFLPIHISDVFMEDPAIGTHKLALIRVPIQFVFIGWAWVVYRFLSNR
- a CDS encoding addiction module antidote protein — encoded protein: MKLDDLKEFDASKYLVDEESIAIYVNEMLESGDLKALPLALGTVSKARNMSELARKTGISRKGLYQALSEDGNPSFDTVLKVMQALNLTFEIKQKQVI
- a CDS encoding DEAD/DEAH box helicase, producing MNIREKIRDYIDKYADLKIQKRAENILLHFSGKKNGSYIFTYKGTKREPYHIDIEFIKRAIFTNCTCPYNFGGLCKHEVAALNYISDFLIDENNNLMEEDDKVECDLPDDVIKKFQQGEIQLVDHLLSEDMLLKLRDIYPSYFSFDDVRLKKVTESEVEGIVCNNIHILCQYDINTQILRFEMKNTEKEYFDFVILTLLKIICNLGKDFFDPDYKQKLIQGYFQENSIDYKYESYFDIKVINEKATLVSKIPNFYVKTDALQKGLLLSENDEIALDLLPEKMHSPETSGFGFCIKQSWHSASKFDFVLFHGKFKKNTREISSALKPIYDHNFLDYFNAREEQEQQMLVQAFALVSELEEFRIRADQLSSLSEIYVKFKHFIDNHKDSYPFFIKPDRDTNFARKNIESVIFSDSSAKLFFKVKKTKQRISVIPKICIDDKEYKINDSELFITSFFCIKNGKTLHFFDSPKDFVYLKKFNFKSEINFPSLEQEAILTNVIHPLSKHFDVVHNLVTPKPLPSDLILHKEIYISDFQELYIVFKLGVRYGDCFVTVDSNEAIFDEKTQQWLQRDKVFEEAFSDYFQSLHPDFAHQQGKFYLSPYKLLEDEWLIKISQKLQQHNIELFGVKDLKSFNYSLHTPTIKLAVDSEIDWFDLKIQVSFGKEKVALKDIKQAVLNKQKFVRLKDGSMGILPEKWLRKIANYFKVGKVGENGIQISHYQFNLLDELYEQLEKKPEFLKELYRKKQSLEQLHNKAVENIAIPKGLQAQLRPYQQEGFNWLVFLHNNHLGGCLADDMGLGKTLQTIALLLYLKENSKISISSPHLIVAPTSLIFNWQKEIEKFAPNLKVLIYTGMSRHDKYSLMNEVDVVITTYGTVVNDIENLQQQKFSYIIADESQAMKNPNSKRYKAMRLLEANNRLALTGTPIENNTFDLYAQMNFINSGMLGSMKHFKTTFSDAIDKEKDVEAATLLHKMVYPFLLRRTKSQVAQDLPPKTENIIFCEMEREQRQVYDAFKEKYRTELLNKMEQEGEQSTQLHILQGLTKLRQICNAPQLLDDGEGSYTKASIKLDILLEYVLEIMTQGSKILIFSQFTSMLSLVKARLESEGIVFEYLDGQTMDRQKRVSNFQENDEVKVFLISLKAGGTGLNLTKAEYVFLLDPWWNPAVENQAIDRCYRIGQDKHVIAYRMICKDTIEEKIMALQSDKKRVSESIIQVDKDTKSFDKAQVKALFS
- a CDS encoding acetate kinase, encoding MSNKNLILILNCGSSSLKFAVLDPVTGDETLSGLAEAFHLEDARIKWKLNGEKGSADLGAGAAHTQALDFLAKNILTDELKQSIAAIGHRIVHGGEKFTESAVITDEVIKGIEDAVEFAPLHNPAHLIGIKEAFRIFPELKERNVAVFDTAFHQTMPEEAYLYAIPYAMYKENGVRRYGAHGTSHYFVSREAAKTLNIAEDKINVITCHLGNGASVAVVRDGKCIDTSMGLTPLEGLVMGTRSGDLDPAILFYMYNTLGMSMAEIDETLTKKSGLLGLTEVTSDCRYAEDNYDKEAPAKRALDVFCYKLAKYIGSYMAVIGDRLDAIVFTGGIGENSSLVRELTLNHLKLFGYQIDEEKNLAARFGKAGIITKEGTPVSIVLPTNEELVIARDTAKLTA
- a CDS encoding HAD family hydrolase encodes the protein MKYKGFLLDIDDTIYDYTSANKIALDNVVQFCKTEFNLDENVVRNAYMQARNKTHFILQGTGSSHNRLLYIQKMLEDLGINPLRYGLQIYNIYWDTFLVNMQIFPFVDEFFDKFGEQVCFVTDLTSHIQFRKIQQLGLADKVKHIVTSEATGHEKPHPFMFLQGLQKLSLPIEQVCMIGDSVEKDILGARNIGLDAFWLNLANKKSEYNDKGIIEIHTFSDLKNYL